The Eleutherodactylus coqui strain aEleCoq1 chromosome 13, aEleCoq1.hap1, whole genome shotgun sequence genome includes a window with the following:
- the OCSTAMP gene encoding osteoclast stimulatory transmembrane protein encodes MSLQNTSHKRLLCQPDIYLRVHDWLRKLSSAYSDPVPKDWMQTLLLFTLCFIFSFLAGTLLYIWLSHSLQYESLLASTLALTTSFLICTVLVLIHPIRCIFTIIIPTLGTKQGRRLLLSTCFMFVALNILPNIFKNLQNIFSIIRCISQHSSESVLNSTSTFRDLTGDLKNMFKKTIDVMQGLTFKFSPEVNFLANINTSVVSHQISEVASNMKKDFETVELVFKDLSLVANRVFAGWFILYVLFNSTWYLRNYLTNIKFDNKYITRQLLEMTQKNNMTDLSNGSSLGLIKSTGFKMSRKELGSILFRVLVIMAFALLSVLIIAMDHIVFKLALAFGNWVENLPALLVTFDMVYEAKVSTLFFSKSVASHDVEHHLNFTFFPEHCKRPATPPDPSVSASIAFIYCILFVVVFLETYAQRLCRKISAMFYQAREEERILYLFDQIVNNHKNSKYSKNIV; translated from the exons GTTATTATGTCAGCCAGACATTTACTTAAGAGTCCATGATTGGCTTCGGAAGCTCTCATCAGCATATTCTGATCCGGTTCCCAAAGATTGGATGCAAACCCTATTACTTTTTACTTTGTGCTTTATCTTTTCCTTCTTAGCTGGAACTCTGCTTTACATATGGCTATCTCATTCCTTACAGTATGAGTCATTACTTGCCTCCACCTTGGCCCTAACCACATCCTTTCTTATATGCACGGTCCTTGTTCTCATTCACCCTATCCGTTGTATCTTTACCATCATCATCCCAACCCTAGGAACCAAGCAAGGTCGCCGGCTACTGTTATCCACCTGCTTTATGTTTGTGGCTCTTAACATCCTCCCAAATATCTTCAAAAACCTCCAGAATATTTTCAGTATCATTAGATGTATTTCCCAACACTCTTCAGAAAGTGTCTTAAACTCCACCAGCACTTTCCGAGATCTGACGGGTGATTTGAAGAACATGTTCAAAAAGACCATAGATGTTATGCAAGGCCTCACATTTAAGTTTTCTCCGGAGGTGAACTTCTTAGCAAATATAAATACTTCTGTAGTTTCTCATCAAATATCTGAGGTGGCCAGTAACATGAAGAAGGACTTTGAGACTGTGGAATTGGTTTTTAAGGACCTTTCCCTAGTGGCAAATAGGGTTTTTGCTGGATGGTTCATTTTGTACGTTCTCTTTAATTCCACCTGGTACTTAAGAAACTATCTAACTAATATTAAGTTTGACAACAAGTATATTACAAGACAACTGCTGGAGATGACCCAGAAAAATAACATGACAGATTTGAGTAATGGTTCTTCATTAGGATTAATAAAGTCAACCGGATTCAAGATGTCGAGAAAGGAGCTTGGCTCTATATTGTTTCGAGTTTTGGTCATCATGGCCTTTGCTCTGCTTTCTGTGCTCATCATAGCAATGGACCACATTGTCTTCAAGCTTGCTTTAGCATTTGGCAACTGGGTGGAAAATCTGCCAGCTCTGCTAGTGACATTTGATATGGTCTATGAAGCAAAA GTCTCAACATTATTCTTTAGCAAATCCGTTGCCTCACATGATGTAGAACACCATCTAAACTTTACTTTCTTCCCTGAGCACTGCAAGCGACCTGCGACTCCTCCAGATCCCTCCGTCAGTGCATCAATTGCATTCATCTATTGCATCTTGTTTGTTGTGGTATTCCTGGAAACGTATGCTCAACGTTTGTGCCGCAAGATCTCTGCCATGTTCTATCAGgcaagagaagaagaaagaatTCTATACTTGTTTGACCAGATAGTAAACAACCACAAAAACAGCAAATACTCAAAAAACATTGTCTAA